Proteins co-encoded in one Methanobrevibacter gottschalkii DSM 11977 genomic window:
- a CDS encoding DUF2162 family putative transporter, translated as MSFSLLWSVGFAVSIVVFAISIGLVINSKINSNKNLVKLVFVLFISTLILIYSICIFKIQLNSIIGSYNYVLLFLIAFLLMFIGYIIIKENGCGRTFINVLLLSYLSFILVMLICIGSKESIFGLDDLQISLLATLLFNSLILVVFFACRKLKLIDRSYRSFGSLYLILGIYCLMISLLLPNIISLNMGDMKPINIVSIDSIAFIFILLIVIMVLGLLYYKRNTLLK; from the coding sequence ATGAGTTTTAGTTTGTTATGGTCTGTTGGATTTGCTGTTTCAATAGTGGTTTTTGCGATATCTATTGGTTTGGTTATTAATTCTAAAATTAATTCGAATAAAAATTTAGTCAAATTAGTTTTTGTTTTATTTATATCTACTTTAATTCTTATTTATTCGATTTGCATTTTTAAAATTCAGTTAAATTCAATTATAGGTAGTTATAATTATGTTTTATTGTTTTTAATTGCATTCCTATTAATGTTTATAGGATATATTATTATCAAAGAAAATGGGTGCGGAAGAACTTTTATAAATGTTCTTTTGTTATCTTACTTAAGTTTTATATTGGTGATGTTAATTTGTATAGGTTCTAAAGAATCTATTTTTGGATTGGATGATTTACAAATTAGTTTATTAGCAACACTATTGTTTAATTCATTGATCCTTGTTGTATTCTTTGCTTGTAGAAAATTAAAGTTGATTGATAGGTCTTATAGAAGTTTTGGAAGCTTGTATTTAATATTGGGAATTTATTGTTTAATGATTTCATTATTGCTTCCAAATATCATCTCTTTGAATATGGGGGATATGAAACCTATAAATATTGTTTCAATTGATTCAATAGCTTTTATTTTTATTTTATTGATTGTGATAATGGTTTTAGGTTTGTTGTATTATAAAAGAAATACTTTATTGAAATGA
- a CDS encoding FmdE family protein, with product MGGKNINKHLISLLFFCILVLLMAGGVYAEDIGNSDVFENPISTDIQQDDLSEDDLDISNLNVKVNYQYADDNGKINPTIKVNDKHIISKEFNSSYQNYNVIINSTNIADKLNISISAPGYLTQYKIVTPNMGKSILANVTFNMESSESYKLGRDVTAEADKLLDFKNADDVLAITTAGVAKYNGKTSEDAMEAMVNYGKISYSNILMLRQSAIDPIDFAFIVKKGNELKAIIFQNASTKYSYLGTISENMTKAQWNKYYKSLVGENSWAFASLANGWAAGVSREILQEAAFHGHICEGTLGGYSIIQALLKYYPPEQENNPGGIGSPADITAYKVLGVPGGSDDDAALFFLDDTIGKTGYAGMNTTNTGATENMIGFIKWNSKQKTGDLIIMSFNSTKLKKLFKKETKINADAGSLEELKYCSWWINKINNNPEKLVDFLYEFTGLNQEQYNYLMGTTENITYDGEPAEYGLDGHGLDLNYILSLNLPTAKRTINSVAHAKLTDAELKQIGIDAANKAKKIFNEELGVEIDRDDIDFLALTDAGYAFLNGQDTVVVRDGLHEVLGGTLYSQNLLSLHQAVWKPLWFAFAIRYPDSDLVDMIYLRYNPDTKDFFVGTLDGNRVVDIGFETLNNSDKLKAIAKSFVPDGNWFNIQSIVNAWNEHPLFDQMATFLYHAHVCPGVQPGFFITDYIQEKYPLGENESYTYIASSIYCKDDSLTYLLDLSPGLGTFYVQKLPKNETENGISQGVLVVWDKNLKIGKAVIVNFDDWGTIDTSMYVTSEAKRASQIKAYIDIYGNRNNPNVKSKPIVSTVNEKWITEEQFNMLKQGAGDDFNVLSYLKSLDDITKEDLLKSINQNSNSNSNSNSKPNINPNSNSNSNSNSSSNAIASHTNSNPSSSGSVGTSGAVVSSAYVGEFTKDAESEDSQNGPDDAKSYEVSKSPAAKSADSNSLIYALIGVLAIGILLGVGYMKRDKK from the coding sequence ATGGGGGGTAAAAATATTAACAAACATTTAATTTCACTTTTATTTTTTTGCATTTTAGTTTTGCTAATGGCAGGTGGAGTTTATGCAGAAGATATCGGTAATTCAGATGTTTTTGAAAATCCAATCTCTACGGATATTCAGCAAGATGATTTATCTGAAGATGATTTGGATATATCTAATTTAAATGTTAAAGTTAATTATCAATATGCTGATGATAATGGAAAAATAAATCCTACTATTAAAGTTAATGATAAACATATTATATCAAAAGAATTTAATAGTTCATATCAAAATTATAATGTTATAATTAATTCTACAAATATTGCAGATAAACTTAATATTTCTATTTCTGCACCGGGATATTTGACTCAATATAAAATAGTCACTCCAAACATGGGTAAATCTATTTTGGCTAATGTCACTTTTAATATGGAATCTTCTGAAAGTTACAAATTAGGTAGAGATGTAACTGCGGAAGCAGATAAATTACTTGATTTTAAAAATGCTGATGATGTTTTAGCTATTACAACTGCTGGTGTTGCAAAATATAATGGTAAGACTAGTGAAGATGCAATGGAAGCAATGGTTAATTATGGAAAAATATCTTATAGCAATATATTAATGTTACGTCAAAGTGCTATTGATCCTATTGATTTTGCTTTTATTGTTAAGAAAGGAAATGAGTTAAAAGCTATCATTTTCCAAAATGCATCTACTAAATATTCATATTTGGGAACTATTTCTGAGAACATGACAAAAGCTCAATGGAATAAATATTATAAGTCACTTGTTGGTGAAAATTCCTGGGCATTTGCTAGCTTGGCAAATGGTTGGGCTGCTGGTGTTTCTAGAGAAATTCTTCAAGAAGCCGCTTTTCATGGCCATATTTGTGAAGGTACTTTGGGTGGATATAGTATTATTCAAGCTTTGTTGAAATACTATCCGCCTGAGCAAGAAAATAATCCTGGTGGAATTGGTTCTCCTGCAGATATTACTGCTTATAAAGTACTCGGAGTTCCTGGCGGATCGGATGATGATGCAGCATTATTCTTTTTAGATGATACAATTGGTAAAACTGGTTATGCTGGTATGAATACCACTAATACTGGGGCTACTGAGAATATGATTGGTTTTATTAAATGGAATTCCAAACAAAAGACTGGTGATTTAATTATCATGTCATTTAATTCCACTAAACTTAAAAAACTTTTCAAAAAAGAAACTAAAATAAATGCTGATGCTGGAAGTTTGGAAGAATTAAAATACTGCTCTTGGTGGATTAATAAAATTAATAATAATCCTGAAAAATTAGTTGATTTTTTATATGAATTTACAGGTTTAAATCAAGAACAATATAATTACTTGATGGGAACTACTGAAAATATAACTTATGATGGTGAACCTGCAGAGTATGGTCTTGATGGTCATGGTTTAGATTTAAACTATATTTTATCTTTAAATCTCCCCACTGCTAAAAGAACAATCAATAGTGTTGCTCATGCTAAATTAACTGATGCTGAACTTAAACAAATTGGTATTGATGCAGCCAATAAAGCTAAAAAAATATTCAATGAAGAATTGGGTGTTGAAATTGATAGGGATGATATTGATTTTCTAGCTTTAACTGATGCAGGATATGCATTTTTAAATGGCCAAGATACTGTAGTTGTTCGTGATGGTCTTCATGAAGTCCTTGGAGGAACATTATATAGTCAAAATTTATTAAGTCTTCACCAAGCTGTATGGAAACCGTTGTGGTTTGCATTTGCAATTCGTTATCCGGATTCTGATTTAGTTGATATGATTTATTTAAGATATAATCCAGATACTAAAGATTTCTTTGTTGGAACTCTTGATGGTAATAGAGTTGTGGATATTGGTTTTGAAACATTAAATAATAGTGATAAATTAAAAGCTATTGCAAAATCTTTTGTTCCTGATGGAAATTGGTTTAATATTCAAAGTATTGTAAACGCATGGAATGAACATCCTTTATTTGATCAGATGGCTACTTTCTTGTATCATGCTCATGTATGTCCTGGCGTTCAACCAGGTTTCTTTATAACTGATTATATTCAGGAAAAATATCCATTAGGTGAAAATGAATCTTACACTTACATTGCATCTAGTATTTATTGTAAAGATGACAGTTTAACTTATCTATTGGATTTATCTCCAGGTTTAGGTACTTTTTATGTACAAAAATTACCAAAAAATGAAACTGAAAATGGAATATCTCAAGGTGTTCTTGTCGTATGGGATAAAAATCTTAAAATAGGTAAGGCAGTAATTGTTAATTTTGATGATTGGGGTACAATTGACACAAGTATGTATGTAACTAGTGAAGCAAAACGTGCTAGTCAAATTAAAGCTTATATTGACATATATGGTAATAGGAACAATCCAAATGTTAAATCTAAACCAATTGTCTCAACCGTAAATGAAAAATGGATTACTGAAGAACAATTTAACATGTTAAAACAAGGTGCTGGTGATGATTTTAATGTACTTTCATACTTGAAAAGCCTTGATGATATCACTAAAGAAGATTTATTAAAATCAATAAATCAAAATTCCAATAGTAATTCAAATTCAAACTCTAAGCCTAACATTAACCCTAATAGTAATTCAAATTCCAATTCTAACAGTAGTTCAAATGCTATAGCATCTCATACAAATTCCAATCCTTCATCTTCTGGAAGTGTTGGAACTTCTGGTGCAGTAGTTTCTAGTGCATATGTTGGCGAGTTTACTAAAGATGCTGAATCTGAAGATTCACAAAACGGTCCTGATGATGCAAAATCATATGAGGTATCTAAATCTCCTGCAGCAAAATCTGCTGATTCAAATAGTTTAATTTATGCTTTAATTGGTGTATTGGCTATTGGAATTTTGCTTGGTGTAGGTTATATGAAACGTGATAAAAAATAG
- a CDS encoding energy-coupling factor ABC transporter permease, with protein sequence MHLPDGIISFEQAIIYWTITLIIVSLFFYKFSNDENKEKRIISIALFSVFTIGITSLSIPSPLGVPIHFFIIPLIAMLLGPFSSTIVSFVTLIMQALTLNMGGITSLGANFIVIGFILSVATYGFYKLFLNLNKKFAIFGSTVIGIIIATFGQIGILLISGAMNLDVLLSTLLPFYVFISFIEGFANVIIITAIEKIKPEIIEINKI encoded by the coding sequence ATGCATTTACCTGATGGAATAATAAGTTTCGAACAAGCAATAATCTATTGGACAATAACATTGATAATTGTTTCACTATTCTTTTACAAATTTTCTAATGATGAAAATAAAGAAAAAAGAATAATATCAATAGCTTTGTTTAGTGTTTTTACAATAGGCATTACATCATTATCAATCCCATCACCGCTTGGAGTGCCAATCCACTTCTTCATAATACCATTAATAGCTATGTTATTAGGTCCCTTTTCTAGCACAATAGTATCTTTTGTAACTTTGATTATGCAAGCATTAACTCTGAATATGGGTGGTATAACATCATTAGGTGCTAATTTCATTGTAATTGGATTCATATTGTCTGTAGCAACATATGGGTTTTATAAACTATTTTTAAATTTAAATAAAAAATTTGCAATATTTGGATCAACAGTTATTGGAATTATTATTGCCACATTTGGACAGATAGGCATTTTATTAATTTCAGGAGCAATGAACCTTGATGTATTATTATCAACATTATTGCCATTTTATGTATTCATCTCATTTATAGAAGGTTTTGCTAATGTGATTATAATAACAGCTATTGAAAAAATAAAACCCGAAATAATTGAAATAAATAAAATTTAG
- a CDS encoding phosphoserine phosphatase — protein sequence MKIGKGIVKKYSRKYNRTLKNGEQKKYTTEQIQITIPKNEDIYYNQEEVLIIPNSEIENFKSREEENEFLKIANYFYVEEVKQLNEQMDENLNSTSEYEKEIEELKAKITSLKDIEDKYNSIKKDNIDQLKQENENIRDKHSKLIIENENLKNKFVNIKTENENLKSKYSSIKEENRNLKIKCSNLKDEHSTIKDSYNQVSTKYDQLKQENLNTKTGYAEIYEINEELEKDYDTLRLEYNDLVDKINSLEEELYKIKAMKDHDTYIANKVKEFILKSGN from the coding sequence ATGAAGATTGGAAAAGGTATCGTGAAAAAATATTCTCGGAAGTATAACAGAACACTTAAAAATGGCGAACAAAAGAAATATACTACCGAACAAATACAAATTACCATCCCTAAAAATGAAGATATTTATTACAATCAAGAAGAAGTTTTAATTATCCCAAATAGTGAAATTGAAAATTTTAAGAGTAGAGAAGAAGAAAATGAATTTTTAAAAATCGCTAATTATTTTTATGTTGAGGAAGTGAAACAATTGAATGAACAGATGGATGAAAATTTAAACTCTACTTCAGAATATGAAAAAGAAATTGAAGAGTTAAAAGCTAAGATTACTTCTTTAAAAGATATTGAAGACAAATATAATTCAATTAAAAAAGATAATATTGACCAACTCAAACAAGAAAACGAGAATATTCGAGATAAACACTCCAAATTGATTATCGAGAATGAAAACTTAAAAAATAAATTTGTCAATATTAAAACTGAAAATGAAAACTTAAAAAGCAAATATTCAAGTATTAAAGAAGAAAATAGGAATCTTAAAATCAAATGTTCCAATTTAAAAGATGAACATTCCACTATTAAAGATAGTTACAATCAAGTTTCAACAAAATACGATCAGTTAAAACAAGAAAACCTCAATACAAAAACAGGTTATGCTGAAATCTATGAAATCAATGAAGAATTAGAAAAAGACTATGACACTCTTCGTTTAGAATACAATGACCTGGTCGATAAAATTAACAGTTTAGAAGAAGAATTATATAAAATTAAAGCTATGAAAGACCACGACACATATATAGCCAATAAAGTTAAAGAATTTATTTTAAAAAGTGGAAATTAA
- a CDS encoding zinc ribbon domain-containing protein: MGFCNSCGRPIVKEDYGTNKDGSLNPDFCKDCYQNGEYTEPDITLAEMITRKTKEMMEKNPRLPETQATGITAVFIPGLKRWNPEFQDDYKTL, encoded by the coding sequence ATGGGATTTTGCAATTCATGTGGTAGACCAATTGTAAAAGAAGATTATGGAACTAACAAGGATGGAAGTTTAAACCCTGATTTTTGTAAAGATTGTTATCAAAATGGTGAATATACGGAACCTGATATAACTCTAGCAGAAATGATTACAAGAAAAACAAAGGAAATGATGGAAAAAAATCCGAGATTGCCTGAAACACAAGCTACAGGTATTACTGCAGTGTTTATTCCAGGACTTAAGAGATGGAATCCAGAGTTTCAAGATGATTATAAAACTCTTTAA
- a CDS encoding bifunctional 5,6,7,8-tetrahydromethanopterin hydro-lyase/3-hexulose-6-phosphate synthase has translation MYKIGEALIGDGPELAHIDLLIGDKFGPIGQAFANGLSNLSVGHTPLTSVIRPNLMTKPATLIIPKVTVGDLDDAGKIFGPAQTAVARAVADAVEDGYIPKEIVEDIVINVSVFIDPSAKDYRKIYQYNYGATKLAIRRAMEDYPSIEKVLAEKDRGTHPIMGFKVKKLWSPPYLQVALDLDNEDAMERIINDLPDNDRILLEAGTPLVKKFGVGIIGKIRALRPDAFIIADLKTLDVGRVEVKMAADETADAVAISGLGTVESIAKAIHETQKQGIYSILDMMNVAGFEEKLAKLPKDLKPDIVLLHRNVDMETYRAEHGEDTSDMTEWGNIKDIKSMLGDKGLVAVAGGIRPNNAEEAIEKGANIIIAGRYIIGSKDVRRAAQDFLEHFEPDPDNMRLAMDEDENIEVKDD, from the coding sequence ATGTATAAAATAGGAGAAGCTCTTATTGGAGATGGCCCTGAATTAGCACACATTGATTTATTGATTGGTGATAAATTCGGACCTATTGGTCAGGCTTTCGCTAATGGTTTATCAAACTTATCTGTAGGACACACTCCTTTAACAAGCGTAATTAGACCTAACTTAATGACTAAACCAGCTACTTTAATTATTCCTAAAGTAACAGTTGGTGATTTAGATGATGCTGGTAAAATTTTCGGACCTGCACAAACTGCTGTTGCAAGAGCAGTAGCTGATGCAGTAGAAGACGGATATATTCCAAAAGAAATTGTAGAAGATATTGTAATTAATGTAAGTGTATTCATTGATCCATCTGCTAAAGATTACAGAAAAATTTATCAATACAACTACGGAGCAACCAAATTAGCTATCAGAAGAGCAATGGAAGATTATCCATCAATTGAAAAAGTTTTAGCAGAAAAAGACCGTGGAACTCATCCAATTATGGGATTCAAAGTCAAAAAACTTTGGTCACCACCATACTTACAAGTTGCTCTTGACTTAGATAATGAAGATGCTATGGAAAGAATAATTAATGATTTGCCTGATAATGACAGAATATTACTCGAAGCTGGCACTCCACTCGTTAAAAAATTCGGTGTTGGAATCATTGGCAAAATCAGAGCTTTACGTCCTGATGCATTCATTATTGCTGACTTAAAAACTTTAGATGTGGGTCGTGTTGAAGTTAAAATGGCGGCAGATGAAACTGCTGATGCAGTAGCTATTTCTGGTCTCGGTACTGTTGAATCTATTGCTAAAGCTATTCATGAAACTCAAAAACAAGGTATCTATTCCATTTTAGACATGATGAATGTCGCAGGATTTGAAGAAAAATTAGCCAAACTTCCTAAAGACTTAAAACCAGATATTGTTTTATTACACAGAAATGTAGACATGGAAACTTACAGAGCAGAACATGGTGAAGACACTAGTGACATGACTGAATGGGGTAACATTAAAGATATTAAATCAATGCTTGGTGATAAAGGTCTTGTTGCTGTTGCAGGTGGTATTAGACCTAACAATGCTGAAGAAGCTATTGAAAAAGGTGCTAACATCATTATCGCTGGTAGATACATTATTGGTTCTAAAGATGTAAGAAGAGCTGCACAAGACTTCTTAGAACATTTTGAACCAGATCCAGACAACATGAGACTTGCTATGGATGAAGATGAAAACATTGAAGTAAAAGATGACTAG
- a CDS encoding threonine--tRNA ligase yields MRILLIHSDYLNYNVKNKTPVAEDIEEAKKEGSFDDSLVVFTAVEKDDENNPEGIVKNLVSEVKKTNDQVKAENIVLYPYAHLSSSLSSPKVAIQILKDVEEALLAEDFNVKRVPFGWYKAFEISCKGHPLSELSRTITADDAEKAKVERKPSKWQILEGNKITQIEDFEFDNKTFKQLVDYELGQGASDEGEPPHVKLMREKEICDYEPASDVGNLRWYPKGRLIRDLLADYVYNLTVDHGAMPIETPIFYDLDNEAIYQHAYKFGERQYRTDTKKNLMLRFACCFGAFRVMSDSYLTWKNLPAKVYELSTYSFRFEKKGEVVGLKRLRAFTMPDFHSFCADVPASLEEFSNQTEMCMQTGNDLNLDFEVIFRATQDFFDEHEEWMYEVAEKFGKPVLLEILPERHHYWVCKIDLANIDALGRPIENPTVQIDVESGKRFDISYLGEDGEQHNPTILHCSPTGSIERVLCAMLEKTAIELNEKSPMLPTWLSPIQARILTVGESHKEFAEELYSKINASNIRVDIDDRDESVGKKIRNASKEWIPYIFVVGDKEVESGKFQVTVRETGEKVDMTVDELINEINEKCEGKPFRRLPLPKDISRRINFQ; encoded by the coding sequence ATGAGAATTTTATTAATTCATTCTGATTATTTAAATTATAATGTAAAAAATAAAACACCTGTAGCTGAAGATATTGAGGAAGCTAAAAAAGAAGGTTCCTTTGATGATTCTTTAGTTGTATTTACAGCTGTTGAAAAAGATGATGAAAATAATCCAGAAGGTATTGTTAAAAATTTAGTTAGTGAAGTTAAAAAAACTAATGATCAAGTTAAAGCTGAAAATATTGTATTATATCCGTATGCTCACTTATCTTCTTCATTAAGCTCTCCAAAAGTTGCTATACAAATATTAAAAGATGTGGAAGAAGCTTTACTTGCTGAAGATTTTAATGTAAAAAGAGTGCCTTTCGGATGGTATAAAGCATTTGAAATATCTTGTAAAGGTCATCCATTAAGTGAACTTTCAAGAACTATCACTGCTGATGATGCAGAAAAGGCTAAAGTTGAAAGAAAACCTTCAAAATGGCAAATTCTTGAAGGTAACAAAATCACTCAAATTGAAGACTTTGAATTTGATAATAAAACTTTCAAACAACTAGTTGATTATGAATTGGGACAAGGCGCATCTGATGAAGGCGAACCTCCTCATGTTAAATTAATGAGGGAGAAAGAAATTTGTGATTATGAACCAGCTTCTGATGTTGGAAACCTTAGATGGTATCCAAAAGGTAGATTAATAAGAGATTTGCTCGCTGATTATGTTTACAACCTTACTGTAGATCATGGAGCAATGCCAATTGAAACTCCAATTTTCTATGATTTAGATAATGAAGCCATATATCAGCATGCTTACAAATTTGGTGAAAGACAGTATAGAACTGATACTAAAAAGAATTTAATGCTTAGATTTGCCTGTTGTTTTGGAGCATTTAGGGTAATGTCTGATTCATATTTAACTTGGAAAAACTTACCTGCTAAAGTTTATGAATTGTCTACTTATAGTTTCCGTTTTGAGAAAAAAGGAGAAGTTGTTGGTCTTAAAAGATTAAGAGCATTTACCATGCCTGATTTCCATTCATTCTGTGCTGATGTTCCGGCATCTCTTGAAGAATTTTCAAATCAAACTGAAATGTGCATGCAAACTGGAAACGATTTAAATTTGGACTTTGAAGTAATTTTCAGAGCAACCCAGGACTTCTTTGATGAGCATGAGGAATGGATGTATGAAGTTGCTGAAAAATTCGGAAAACCTGTCTTATTAGAAATTTTACCAGAAAGACACCATTATTGGGTATGTAAAATAGACTTAGCAAACATCGATGCTTTAGGTCGTCCAATTGAAAATCCAACTGTTCAAATTGATGTTGAAAGTGGTAAAAGATTTGATATTTCTTACTTAGGAGAGGATGGTGAACAGCATAATCCAACTATATTGCACTGTTCTCCAACCGGAAGTATTGAAAGAGTTTTATGTGCAATGCTTGAAAAAACCGCAATTGAATTAAACGAAAAATCACCAATGTTGCCAACTTGGTTAAGTCCAATCCAGGCAAGAATTTTAACTGTTGGTGAATCTCACAAAGAATTTGCAGAAGAATTATATTCTAAAATTAATGCTTCAAACATTCGTGTAGATATTGATGATAGGGATGAAAGTGTAGGTAAAAAAATTAGAAATGCATCTAAAGAATGGATTCCATACATTTTTGTCGTTGGAGATAAAGAAGTTGAATCTGGCAAATTCCAAGTAACTGTACGTGAGACTGGTGAAAAAGTTGACATGACAGTTGATGAGTTAATTAATGAAATCAACGAAAAATGTGAAGGAAAACCTTTTAGAAGATTACCTTTGCCTAAAGATATCTCAAGAAGGATTAACTTCCAATAA
- the cfbB gene encoding Ni-sirohydrochlorin a,c-diamide synthase yields the protein MRIILAGTGSAVGKTTIATGIMKALSEKYNVQPFKVGPDYIDPSYHTLATENISRNLDSFFMKEGQVRDSYLKGMEGKDIAIIEGVRGLFEGIDSVNDIGSTASIAKSLKAPVILIINSRSLVKSAAAIVLGFKSLDPEINIAGVILNKVKNKAHYLKTKKSIEEITNTEVIGGIIRDDNISIEQRHLGLVPARERESSLKFIELWSEVIKNSIDLDRLIEIAKTAPRITSNITPIWNKLNKQQVKIGVAYDEVFNFYYKENIESLEANNAKIKYFSPLKDEELPDVDGIYIGGGYPELFSKELNANQNMLSQIKNFHMEDRPIFAECGGLMYLMNSIHEDAVVNIYPYKSILTDRVQALKYTIAEVKEDNIISKKGEKFNGHEFHYSKVLVNDNNIKNKLAFEILRGKGSYNNQDGFMERNTLASYVHTHVAAMPNFGGNFCISSLEIGG from the coding sequence ATGAGAATTATTTTAGCAGGAACCGGAAGTGCAGTTGGAAAAACAACAATAGCTACCGGAATAATGAAAGCATTAAGTGAAAAATATAATGTTCAACCGTTTAAGGTTGGACCAGATTATATTGATCCATCTTACCACACATTAGCTACTGAAAATATTTCAAGAAATTTAGATTCGTTTTTTATGAAAGAAGGTCAAGTTAGGGATTCATATCTTAAGGGAATGGAAGGAAAAGATATTGCAATTATTGAAGGTGTAAGAGGACTTTTTGAAGGAATAGATTCTGTAAATGACATTGGAAGTACGGCTTCAATAGCGAAATCTCTAAAAGCACCAGTAATATTAATTATTAATTCTAGAAGCTTGGTTAAAAGTGCAGCAGCTATAGTTTTAGGATTTAAATCACTAGATCCTGAAATTAATATTGCAGGAGTTATTTTAAATAAAGTTAAAAATAAAGCACATTATCTGAAAACTAAAAAATCAATTGAAGAGATAACAAATACCGAGGTTATTGGTGGAATAATCCGTGATGACAATATTTCCATTGAACAAAGACATTTAGGCCTTGTTCCTGCCCGTGAAAGAGAAAGCTCACTTAAATTTATTGAATTATGGTCCGAAGTTATTAAAAATTCAATTGATTTGGATAGATTAATTGAAATTGCAAAAACTGCTCCAAGAATTACATCCAATATTACTCCTATCTGGAATAAATTAAATAAACAGCAGGTAAAAATAGGTGTTGCTTATGATGAAGTATTCAATTTTTATTATAAAGAAAATATTGAATCACTTGAAGCAAATAATGCTAAAATAAAATATTTTTCACCATTAAAGGATGAAGAGCTGCCTGATGTTGATGGAATATACATTGGTGGAGGATATCCAGAACTATTTTCAAAAGAACTTAATGCAAATCAAAATATGCTATCACAAATCAAGAACTTCCACATGGAAGACAGACCTATTTTTGCCGAATGTGGTGGTTTAATGTATCTTATGAACTCAATACATGAAGATGCAGTGGTAAATATATACCCTTATAAGTCAATTCTAACAGATAGAGTACAAGCATTAAAATACACTATCGCTGAAGTTAAAGAAGATAACATTATTTCTAAAAAAGGTGAAAAATTCAATGGTCATGAGTTTCATTACTCAAAAGTTCTTGTAAATGACAATAATATTAAAAACAAACTAGCATTTGAGATATTAAGAGGGAAAGGATCTTATAATAACCAAGACGGATTTATGGAAAGAAATACGCTTGCAAGTTATGTTCACACCCATGTAGCCGCTATGCCAAACTTCGGTGGAAACTTCTGTATTTCTTCTCTAGAAATTGGAGGATAA